A window from Mytilus galloprovincialis chromosome 8, xbMytGall1.hap1.1, whole genome shotgun sequence encodes these proteins:
- the LOC143085450 gene encoding N(4)-(Beta-N-acetylglucosaminyl)-L-asparaginase-like, giving the protein MVLAASTGNGDVMMRFLPAFHAVMMMQVGMDPLNALTTAMRPITQYYPMFRGAMIAVNQNGDYAAVCHGMESFDFCVANPANQNVQVLTAKCI; this is encoded by the exons ATGGTGTTGGCTGCTTCGACCGGTAATGGAGATGTTATGATGCGATTTTTACCAGC GTTTCATGCCGTTATGATGATGCAGGTAGGCATGGATCCATTAAATGCATTAACAACTGCAATGAGGCCGATAACTCAATATTATCCAATGTTTCGTGGTGCAATGATTGCTGTTAACCAGAATGGAGATTATG CTGCAGTATGCCATGGTATGGAATCTTTTGACTTTTGTGTGGCCAATCCTGCCAACCAAAACGTACAAGTGTTGACGGCAAAATGTATATGA